A stretch of DNA from Gemella haemolysans ATCC 10379:
TTTGATTATATTGAGGACAAACAAGGTTTTGAACAAATACTAGAAATATTAGACGTTCCTGCAATTAGTATAAAAAATGCAATTTGTACAGGAAAAGTAAAATATAATAAACCTCTGGTAGCTGATGAAATGATTGAACTAAAAAAATTAACCGATAAGAAAATCAAAGCAACATTACCAGGTCCTTATTTAATAACTAGGTCCATGTGGTTACCTGCTCTATCGAAACAATATTACGATAGCAAAGATTCTCTAGGAGAAGACATAATTAAAGTATTAAAAGAAGAAATTGATTCATTAGCAAAAATAGGTGTTGATGTTATTCAATTTGATGAGCCTGTATTAACCGAAGTGGTATTTTCTGAAGGTAAGACAAGATCTTTTATGTGTGCAGCATTATCTGAGAAAAAAGATCCTACTGAAGAATTAAAATTTGCTACTAAATTAATTAAATCTGTAATTGATTATGCCAAAGAAAAAGAAATATTAGTTTCTCTTCATGTATGTCGTGGTAATTGGAGTCGTGATGAAAGTATTCTACTTACTGGACCGTATACTCCTCTACTTCCACTATTCGAAGAAACTCTTCCTAATATACTTACATTAGAGTTTTCTACTCCTCGTGCTGGAGAAATATCTTCATTATTCAGTAGTACTCTAATAAGAGATAATTGTATCCTAGGATTAGGTGTTATGAATCCAAGAACAGAAGATATAGAACCATTAGAAGATATCCTAAATCGTGTAGAAGAAGTAATGCAATATATTCCTAAAGAAAGAATTTGGTTAAATCCAGACTGTGGTTTTGCTACATTTGCCAATAGACCCGTAAGTACAATGGATATAATCGATAAAAAATTAGCTCGGCTAAATGAAGCTAAAAATACATTGAGGAATTTGTATGACTAATTTATACGAATCAAATAATTATGACCTTAGTTTTAGAGGGATTTTATCAAATAATAATTTTAAATTGTATACTAATAATGATACTATTACTATTTCAAGTGATATTAACTTTGATATAAATTCAGATTATAGAAGTAGTATAAATTATTTAGCTTCTTCAATACTTGGTGGTATAGCCCATACCATAATAAACGAAAGTAAACATTCTAATATAGATATTGAAGAACTTGAGGGGAAAATTCATCTAGTACTAAAAAATCCTCTAACACTATTAAATGTTAGAGGTTATAATGAAGAACCAAAAATTGATAGTTGTGTAATCACATACTATTTATATGCAGATATTGATGAAACAAATCTTATAGAATTTTGTAATTTATCACTAAAAAAATCCTTTATTTACAATACACTAAAAAGTGTAATAAATTTTGAAATAAAATTTATTCTAATTGATTAAAAGACAGGGTGTGATTCAAAAATCATGATTTCAGAACAACAGAAATCGATTTTGTAGAATCACTCCCTACCATTTAATATGTGTATGTATTTTTAGTCTCCTTTCTCATCCATTACAACATAAAAAAC
This window harbors:
- a CDS encoding cobalamin-independent methionine synthase II family protein: MTNSSFLVSLLGSMPRSKKLLTAKRKLNKGNIDLKTYQEILDEETKYVVELQENNYIDIITSGELNRDNYVSFIAERLDGVTMMSMADMFDYIEDKQGFEQILEILDVPAISIKNAICTGKVKYNKPLVADEMIELKKLTDKKIKATLPGPYLITRSMWLPALSKQYYDSKDSLGEDIIKVLKEEIDSLAKIGVDVIQFDEPVLTEVVFSEGKTRSFMCAALSEKKDPTEELKFATKLIKSVIDYAKEKEILVSLHVCRGNWSRDESILLTGPYTPLLPLFEETLPNILTLEFSTPRAGEISSLFSSTLIRDNCILGLGVMNPRTEDIEPLEDILNRVEEVMQYIPKERIWLNPDCGFATFANRPVSTMDIIDKKLARLNEAKNTLRNLYD
- a CDS encoding OsmC family protein, giving the protein MTNLYESNNYDLSFRGILSNNNFKLYTNNDTITISSDINFDINSDYRSSINYLASSILGGIAHTIINESKHSNIDIEELEGKIHLVLKNPLTLLNVRGYNEEPKIDSCVITYYLYADIDETNLIEFCNLSLKKSFIYNTLKSVINFEIKFILID